A genomic stretch from Nocardia wallacei includes:
- the pucL gene encoding factor-independent urate hydroxylase, with the protein MTDLTGRIVLGPHQYGKAENRVVRIYRDTARHEIRDLNVSSCLRGAFEPAHTAGDQGTVLPTDSQKQTIYAYAKTHGAGSIEDYGLALARHFVDDIEPVESARLEIEEYAWERAHADGRPHDHTWTRRGPEVRTAAITVQGKGSRRREWVIGGIKDLVLLKSTGSEFAGFHTDEFTVLEPTHDRMMATSLVARWRFAAPPADWDAAYAGIKAVLIERFALLQSKALQQTLFDMGSAALRAYPCLAEIRLSAPNRHHFSYDLERFGIDNSNEVFHAADRPYGLIQATAQRDDAPDAGSAWDGFTGAM; encoded by the coding sequence ATGACCGATCTGACCGGCAGGATCGTGCTGGGGCCCCATCAGTACGGTAAGGCCGAGAACCGCGTGGTACGCATCTACCGCGACACCGCCCGGCACGAGATTCGCGACCTCAACGTGTCCTCGTGCCTGCGCGGCGCGTTCGAGCCCGCGCACACCGCGGGCGATCAGGGCACGGTGCTGCCCACCGACTCGCAGAAGCAGACCATCTACGCGTACGCGAAAACCCATGGAGCGGGCAGCATCGAGGACTACGGGCTGGCGCTCGCACGGCATTTCGTCGACGACATCGAGCCCGTCGAGTCGGCGCGCCTCGAGATCGAGGAGTACGCCTGGGAGCGCGCGCACGCCGACGGCCGCCCCCACGACCACACCTGGACACGTCGCGGCCCGGAGGTGCGTACTGCGGCGATCACCGTGCAGGGCAAGGGATCCCGGCGACGCGAATGGGTGATCGGCGGCATCAAGGATCTGGTGCTGCTGAAGTCGACGGGGTCGGAGTTCGCGGGCTTCCACACCGACGAGTTCACCGTGCTGGAGCCGACGCACGACCGGATGATGGCCACCAGCCTGGTGGCACGGTGGCGATTCGCCGCGCCACCAGCGGATTGGGACGCCGCCTACGCGGGAATCAAGGCCGTGCTCATCGAGCGGTTCGCACTACTGCAGTCGAAAGCGTTGCAGCAGACGCTGTTCGACATGGGCAGCGCGGCACTGCGGGCATATCCGTGCCTGGCCGAGATCCGGCTGTCGGCGCCGAACAGACACCACTTCTCCTACGACCTCGAACGATTCGGCATCGACAACTCCAACGAGGTCTTCCACGCCGCCGACCGCCCCTACGGCCTCATCCAGGCAACCGCCCAGCGCGATGACGCCCCCGACGCGGGGAGCGCCTGGGATGGCTTCACCGGGGCGATGTGA
- a CDS encoding Clp protease N-terminal domain-containing protein has protein sequence MTQPDAALTLTPRTNWVFGYAQAVARERGHDYIGPEHLQLAILDNPDAVPVHVLGSLGGEPREIAETLRSAMRSDAYEPAANRNRIVGAAGDLARRFGHDYIGVEHLQLALLRNRECLAIRELAGAGVCLDEFEAALTEQMRS, from the coding sequence ATGACGCAGCCGGACGCAGCCCTGACCCTCACCCCGCGGACCAACTGGGTGTTCGGCTACGCCCAAGCCGTCGCGCGCGAACGCGGCCACGACTACATCGGCCCGGAGCATCTCCAGCTGGCCATTCTCGACAATCCGGACGCGGTACCGGTGCATGTGCTCGGCAGCCTCGGCGGCGAGCCCCGCGAGATCGCCGAGACGTTGCGCTCGGCGATGCGGTCCGATGCCTATGAGCCCGCGGCCAACCGGAACCGGATCGTCGGCGCGGCCGGCGATCTGGCCCGGCGCTTCGGCCACGACTACATCGGCGTCGAACATCTGCAGCTGGCACTGCTGCGCAACCGCGAGTGCCTGGCGATCCGCGAGCTGGCCGGGGCGGGCGTGTGCCTGGACGAATTCGAGGCGGCGCTCACCGAGCAGATGCGCTCCTAG
- the moaCB gene encoding bifunctional molybdenum cofactor biosynthesis protein MoaC/MoaB: MSEQSSPDSALSHVDSEGRARMVDVSAKRDTARTAVAAGELRTTAEVVRLVRADDMPKADVLATARIAGIGGAKKTSELIPLCHQLALSSVDVHFGFTADAITIEATAKTKGPTGVEMEALTAVAVAGLTLHDMVKAVDPAAVLTGVRLLTKDGGKHGHWERADHAARPGPPDRAAAASVHGAKSGSSPTFPSPFSESGSGSHDPQRVSGGTSIEGTRTAVVVVASTGVAGGTRVDKTGPVLVEWLAGKGFSVRGPLVYADAEIAAGLADALSGEPGLVITTGGTGASPTDATPEATLAVLDRQLPGVAEAVRLAGTATFPLAALSRGVAGLAGRSVIVNLPGSPGGVRDGIGVLEPLLDHLLAQVAGGGSHE, from the coding sequence ATGAGCGAGCAGTCATCGCCCGATTCCGCGCTGTCGCATGTCGATTCCGAAGGTCGCGCGCGGATGGTCGACGTGAGCGCCAAGCGCGACACCGCCCGCACCGCGGTCGCGGCGGGCGAGTTGCGCACCACGGCCGAGGTGGTGCGACTGGTGCGGGCCGACGACATGCCGAAGGCCGACGTACTGGCGACCGCGCGCATCGCCGGTATCGGGGGCGCGAAGAAGACCTCCGAGCTGATCCCGCTGTGTCATCAGCTGGCGCTGTCATCCGTGGACGTGCACTTCGGCTTCACCGCCGACGCCATCACCATCGAGGCGACCGCGAAGACCAAGGGCCCCACCGGAGTCGAGATGGAAGCGCTCACCGCCGTCGCCGTCGCCGGGCTGACCCTGCACGACATGGTGAAGGCCGTCGACCCGGCAGCGGTACTCACCGGCGTGCGGCTGCTGACCAAAGACGGCGGCAAGCACGGCCATTGGGAACGGGCGGACCACGCAGCACGCCCCGGACCTCCGGACCGGGCCGCCGCGGCATCCGTCCATGGCGCGAAATCCGGCTCGTCCCCAACGTTTCCGTCGCCGTTCTCGGAGTCCGGGTCCGGCAGTCACGATCCACAGCGCGTGAGTGGCGGCACCTCCATCGAGGGCACGCGGACGGCGGTGGTTGTGGTGGCCTCGACCGGGGTGGCGGGCGGGACGCGCGTCGACAAGACCGGGCCGGTGCTGGTGGAATGGCTTGCGGGCAAAGGGTTCTCGGTGCGCGGGCCGCTGGTGTACGCGGATGCCGAGATCGCGGCCGGGCTGGCGGACGCGCTGTCCGGCGAGCCGGGCCTGGTGATCACGACGGGCGGCACCGGCGCCTCCCCCACCGACGCGACGCCCGAAGCGACCCTGGCCGTGCTGGACCGGCAACTGCCCGGGGTGGCCGAGGCGGTCCGGCTGGCGGGCACCGCGACCTTCCCGCTGGCCGCGCTGAGTCGCGGCGTCGCGGGGCTCGCGGGGCGGTCGGTGATCGTGAATCTGCCCGGCTCCCCCGGCGGCGTACGCGACGGCATCGGCGTTCTGGAACCGCTGCTGGATCATCTGCTGGCCCAGGTGGCCGGAGGAGGCAGTCATGAGTGA
- a CDS encoding molybdenum cofactor biosynthesis protein MoaE produces the protein MSDEVRLTAISDRPLDPAEVERAVIGPEHGAVVVFTGMVRNHDGGQAVSALEYSAHPQAETFLRRVCADVAATAGLPVAAVHRVGSLTIGDLAIAVAVAAPHRAEAFATCAELVDRIKHEVPIWKRQLFADGMSEWVDACG, from the coding sequence ATGAGTGACGAGGTTCGGCTCACCGCGATCAGCGACCGGCCACTGGACCCGGCCGAGGTGGAGCGGGCGGTGATCGGTCCCGAACACGGCGCGGTCGTCGTGTTCACCGGCATGGTGCGCAATCATGATGGCGGCCAGGCGGTTTCGGCCCTGGAGTACTCCGCGCACCCGCAGGCCGAGACCTTCCTGCGCCGGGTCTGCGCCGATGTCGCGGCCACGGCGGGCCTGCCGGTCGCGGCGGTCCACCGGGTCGGATCGCTCACCATCGGCGATCTCGCCATCGCCGTCGCGGTGGCCGCCCCGCACCGCGCCGAGGCCTTCGCCACCTGCGCCGAATTGGTGGACCGGATCAAGCACGAGGTGCCCATCTGGAAACGCCAGTTGTTCGCCGACGGCATGTCCGAGTGGGTCGACGCCTGCGGCTGA